The Podospora pseudopauciseta strain CBS 411.78 chromosome 7 map unlocalized CBS411.78m_7.2, whole genome shotgun sequence genome contains a region encoding:
- the RPS7A gene encoding ribosomal protein S7A (EggNog:ENOG503NTZ0; COG:J) produces the protein MVGQQTVHRLLILPIRPTENSPGLSNPIRQGLANPFSINHFDNLAASPSRDFFGTRPSTTTAKMSTPQLSKIAANSPSHSKPSELEQAIAGALYDLESNTADLKAALRPLQFTSAREIEVGHGKKAIVIFVPVPSLQGFHRVQQRLTRELEKKFSDRHVLILAARRILPRPKRSTRSRNLQKQKRPRSRTLTAVHDAILTDLVYPVEIVGKRIRTKEDGSKTLKVILDEKERGGVDYRLDTYSEVYKRLTGRGVIFEFPQTGSAEY, from the exons ATGGTGGGGCAACAGACAGTTCACCGCCTGCTAATATTGCCAATCAGGCCCACCGAAAATTCTCCAGGGCTTTCAAACCCTATCCGCCAAGGCCTGGCCAATCCATTTTCCATCAACCACTTTGACAACCTCGCAGCGAGCCCATCTCGAGACTTCTTCGGAACCCGACCATCGACGACAACGGCCAAAATGTCTACCCCTCAGCTCAGCAAGATCGCGGCTAACAGCCCTTCGCACTCCAAGCCCTCTGAGCTTGAGCAGGCCATCGCTGGCGCTCTCTACGACCTCGAGAGCAACACTGCTGACCTCAAGGCTGCCCTCCGCCCTCTGCAGTTCACTTCTGCTCGCGAG ATCGAGGTTGGCCACGGCAAGAAGGCTATTGTCATCTTTGTCCCCGTTCCTTCTCTGCAGGGTTTCCACCGTGTCCAGCAGCG CTTGACCCGtgagctcgagaagaagTTCTCCGACCGCCacgtcctcatcctcgctgcTCGCCGCAttctcccccgccccaaGCGCTCCACCCGCTCCCGCAACCTCCAGAAGCAGAAGCGTCCCCGTTCCCGCACTCTTACCGCTGTCCACGATGCTATCCTGACCGACCTCGTCTACCCCGTCGAGATCGTCGGCAAGCGTATCCGCACCAAAGAGGACGGCTCCAAGACCCTCAAGGTCATCCTTGACGAGAAGGAGCGCGGCGGTGTTGACTACAGACTCGACACCTACTCCGAGGTTTACAAGCGCCTCACCGGCCGTGGTGTCATCTTCGAGTTCCCCCAGACCGGCTCCGCCGAGTACTAG
- a CDS encoding uncharacterized protein (EggNog:ENOG503PBQ8; COG:O; MEROPS:MER0002653): MVPTYTRLSTLAVSLLAVSATTTAHVLLPFAQHHERGHQLSARNDGTTQLSLVTETYAYAVEAEVGTPAQKMKMLVSPNTGHSWVISSSSSNCMDYTRYRYCTQYNDRYPYDPTEWGDPVGTPCTEGEVVTRPGQCLWGTYNSSLSSTYLTANQRYMNFEASTAEGSVSGTNMTDHLKIGGLTVEDYPMGLITSSSAHVGVLGLGFNSSGYLYSSYSSSSSYTTQMYTNFIDRLVQGGKSKSQAYSMWLDDAEGKSGGLLFGAVDRSRYTGDLVRLSGSNDYLSVAGNMVENVFGTVINTINGTKGGKELPALRTHDFPLDVSISPSNIYSFLPSGMADQMAEAVGATWNTTLGGFVIPCDASLSNAVQYQIEVGGPGGPVLHVETSDLIVQPSVYAGRTSSSARVLEPAKLMGASNLCFFGIQKRTNSYSSSSRLSTYANIGSSLLRRNYLVFDLSNHEIAIARAKFASNENKPSPDIVPFSRFGAKVPGAKQLPVTCSSSGCNDNLDGGNFDDGDSNDRGSGSGSWSGYYPGSSAAAERLHWRNVALGLGIAGGILCIVAVVAAVVVCRRIRRAEKNSDKEEEASDANSGDVAVGVAPAAPINRRSSPPAVLMPVIEEKQEASGSTEQPAKDKDSTS; the protein is encoded by the exons ATGGTGCCGACTTACACTCGTTTATCGACACTCGCTGTCTCACTTCTGGCAGTCAGCGCGACGACGACCGCGCATGTGCTTCTCCCATTTGCACAGCACCACGAGCGCGGCCACCAGCTCTCTGCCCGCAACGATGGCACAACTCAGCTCTCGCTCGTCACAGAGACGTATGCTTACGCCGTAGAGGCTGAAGTTGGGACGCCTGCCCAAAAGATGAAGATGTTGGTGTCGCCCAATACCGGGCATTCTTGGGTCATCAGCAGTTCATCATCAAACTGCATGGACTACACTCGGTATAGGTACTGCACTCAGTACAACGATAGGTATCCCTACGATCCAACAGAATGGGGCGATCCGGTGGGAACGCCCTGCACCGAGGGAGAAGTCGTTACACGGCCAGGGCAGTGCTTATGGGGAACCT ACAACTCGAGTCTTTCATCTACCTATTTGACAGCCAACCAGCGATACATGAACTTCGAGGCGAGTACAGCCGAAGGCAGCGTCTCCGGAACCAACATGACGGATCATCTCAAGATTGGCGGCCTGACAGTGGAGGACTACCCAATGGGCCTGATTACCTCTTCTAGCGCCCATGTTGGTGTACTCGGGCTCGGCTTCAACAGCTCCGGCTACTTGTACTCGTCGtattcgtcgtcgtcgtcttaCACAACGCAAATGTACACCAACTTCATCGACCGACTCGTTCAGGGAGGCAAGAGCAAATCTCAAGCCTACAGCATGTGGCTCGACGATGCCGAGGGAAAGTCGGGCGGGCTGTTGTTCGGTGCCGTGGATAGGTCGAGATATACGGGCGACCTCGTGCGCCTGTCCGGGTCGAACGATTACCTTTCCGTGGCCGGCAACATGGTTGAAAACGTGTTTGGCACCgtgatcaacaccatcaacggAACCAAGGGTGGCAAGGAACTGCCGGCTCTGCGCACACATGACTTCCCACTCGACGTCTCGATCAGCCCAAGCAATATTTACTCGTTCCTCCCCAGTGGGATGGCGGATCAGATGGCCGAAGCAGTGGGGGCGACCTGGAACACCACCCTTGGAGGCTTTGTGATACCCTGTGACGCCTCCCTATCCAACGCAGTTCAGTACCAGATCGAGGTTGGGGGACCAGGTGGCCCGGTTCTCCACGTCGAGACGAGCGATCTTATCGTCCAACCAAGCGTTTACGCTGGCCGCACCAGCAGCTCCGCGAGAGTCCTTGAGCCCGCCAAGCTCATGGGCGCAAGCAACCTCTGCTTCTTTGGCATTCAGAAACGAACCAACAGCTACAGCTCGTCGTCTCGTCTGAGCACATATGCCAATATCGGCAGTTCCCTTTTGCGGCGCAATTATCTTGTTTTCGACCTCAGCAACCATGAAATTGCCATCGCGCGGGCCAAGTTTGCCTCGAATGAAAACAAGCCCTCTCCAGACATTGTGCCGTTCAGTCGGTTCGGAGCCAAGGTGCCCGGTGCCAAACAACTCCCAGTTACTTGCTCGAGCAGCGGTTGCAACGACAACTTGGACGGTGGGAATTTCGATGATGGGGACTCAAACGACCGCGGATCTGGCTCGGGCTCGTGGTCTGGCTATTACCCCGGGAGTTCAGCGGCCGCTGAACGTCTACACTGGCGAAATGTGGCTCTTGGGTTGGGTATAGCCGGCGGTATCCTCTGCATCGTTGCCGTTGTTGCGGCCGTCGTGGTGTGCAGGCGAATTAGGCGTGCGGAGAAGAATTCGGacaaggaagaagaggcaaGCGATGCGAACTCTGGCGACGTGGCCGTGGGTGTTGCGCCAGCTGCGCCCATCAACAGGAGATCGTCGCCGCCGGCTGTCCTGATGCCTGTGATTGAGGAGAAGCAGGAAGCGTCAGGTTCGACAGAGCAGCCAGCAAAGGACAAAGACAGTACCAGTTGA
- a CDS encoding uncharacterized protein (EggNog:ENOG503NVVI; COG:Q), which translates to MPYPETFTGFQVNGPETWTEFHKNEFQPKPFGDYDVDIKIEACGVCGSDVHTISGGWGEQHFPLAVGHEIIGTAIRVGSKVSLIKEGQRVGVGAQSYSCLDCRQCKNDNETYCQKQLDTYGAKWPDTGIVSQGGYSSHVRTHEHWVFPIPDALPSTVAAPMLCAGLTAYSPLVRNGCGPGKKVGIVGLGGIGHLGLLFAKALGAEVWAISRTHSKEADAKAMGADGFLATSDRDWNVPHKMTFDLIINTANSFEGFDLDAYLSLLDIHAKWVSVGLPEDDGIKVRNQTFLTNGCFFGSSHLGSRKEVLTMLQLAADKGIKTWVQEVQISKENLAETLTKLHNNDVRYRYCLTGYEEQFGA; encoded by the exons ATGCCATATCCCGAGACCTTCACCGGGTTCCAGGTGAATGGACCAGAGACCTGGACCGAGTTCCACAAGAACGAGTTCCAACCGAAGCCATTTGGCGATTACGATGTGGATATCAAGATTGAGGCTTGTGGTGTGTGCGGGAGTGATGTCCATACCATCAGTGGCGGCTGGGGAGAGCAGCATTTCCCTCTTGCAGTTGGTCACG AAATAATAGGCACTGCTATCCGCGTGGGATCAAAGGTGTCTCTTATTAAAGAAGGCCAGCGCGTCGGTGTCGGAGCTCAAAGTTATTCTTGCCTCGACTGCCGACAATGTAAAAACGATAACGAAACCTACTGCCAAAAACAGCTGGATACGTACGGCGCCAAATGGCCCGACACAGGCATCGTCTCCCAAGGTGGCTACTCCAGCCATGTGAGAACACACGAGCACTG GgtcttccccatccccgacGCTCTCCCCTCTACCGTTGCTGCCCCTATGCTCTGCGCCGGCTTGACCGCCTACTCCCCCCTCGTCCGTAATGGCTGCGGCCCCGGCAAGAAAGTAGGCATCGTCGGGCTCGGCGGCATCGGCCATCTGGGTCTCCTGTTCGCCAAGGCCCTCGGCGCCGAAGTCTGGGCCATCTCCCGCACGCACAGCAAGGAAGCTGATGCCAAAGCCATGGGCGCTGACGGGTTTCTGGCCACGTCAGACAGGGACTGGAACGTGCCTCATAAGATGACCTTTGACCTCATCATCAATACGGCGAACTCGTTTGAAGGGTTTGATCTGGACGCGTATCTGAGTTTGTTGGATATTCACGCCAAATGGGTCAGTGTCGGTTTGCCAGAGGATGACGGAATCAAGGTCCGGAACCAGACATTCTTGACCAACGGGTGTTTCTTTGGAAGCTCGCACTTGGGGAGCAGGAAGGAGGTGTTGACTATGCTGCAGCTGGCGGCTGACAAGGGGATCAAGACCTGGGTGCAGGAGGTCCAAATCAGCAAAGAGAATCTCGCTGAGACGCTGACAAAGCTGCACAACAATGATGTACGGTATCGGTATTGCCTGACTGGCTACGAGGAGCAGTTCGGAGCCTGA
- a CDS encoding uncharacterized protein (EggNog:ENOG503P9K1), with amino-acid sequence MAITSAITDLISSFLELFSSLFHTVFAITNSFVSGILSLFNGFFIFIGDIFKGVFDVVGGVGRFLAGNIVILGIIAAAGYAYVRFAGQQTGRSGRPVANGVGKGLKTQ; translated from the exons ATGGCCATCACCAGCGCCATCACCGacctcatctcctccttcctcgagctcttctcctccctcttccacaccgtcttcgccatcaccaactcctTTGTCTCCGGCATCCTCAGCCTCTTCAACggcttcttcatcttcatcggcGACATCTTCAAGGGTGTGTTTGACGTCGTAGGCGGCGTGGGCAGGTTCCTTGCCG GCAACATTGTCATCCTGGGTATcatcgctgctgctgggtaTGCATATGTCCGCTTTGCTGGTCAGCAGACGGGCCGGTCGGGGCGACCCGTTGCAAATGGTGTCGGAAAGGGGTTGAAGACGCAGTAA
- a CDS encoding uncharacterized protein (EggNog:ENOG503NXXI; COG:N): protein MAPLNPYTYIQCPCSDSASLGRPSDATSPTSADGDEEDNAFDPRAPRANFSLYPLEYLLYCEDCHQIRCPRCITEEIATYFCPSCLFEVPSSNLKSEGNRCTRSCFQCPICIGPLSVTSIEAPPSDPSLLAPDRAGTPHTTYSLICSYCSWSSTEICIQFDKPNSIHAQLAKIRNGGASRLTAKERKERRKELSHRGGEAALAASSEAAAGQDTDLETQFANLKLFYNSQLADPNAGDNGFSSLGDLGFSSPSSLSRIMNLYTGGKLHDPRAKSKLGAMREAITADEGLLETDLDESSLITQLHQSDFLDTASSTQICSQPPNLGETHLYGAARFNSSLRPVPYLLRTKRSKRCPVCRHIISKPEAKVQTTRFRIRLVAGSYIPSITIRRLNLPGPNGPAAPAILGDLLEPLKPVHFVLTFKNPIFESLKVTLGAPAKTPGRFPSKVTVLCPQFDIDANTDVWDEALKENDRESSGRSRRRAGTESQFQVEVGKIWERGRNWVSIIVEVVPASLKLEPGRDVLKQDEDVLEIPMFVRIEWEAEGGGDDAASGTGRDKDQKEKKELAYWCVLGLGRIKQG, encoded by the exons ATGGCGCCCTTGAATCCATACACGTACATTCAATGTCCCTGCTCCGACTCAGCATCGCTTGGGCGGCCTTCAGACGCAACATCGCCGACCAGTGCCGACGGTGACGAAGAAGATAACGCCTTCGATCCCCGTGCCCCGCGAGCCAACTTCAGTCTTTACCCCCTCGAGTATCTCTTGTACTGCGAAGACTGTCACCAGATTCGCTGCCCTCGCTGTATCACTGAGGAGATTGCGACCTACTTCTGTCCCAGTTGTCTGTTTGAAGTGCCGAGCAGCAACCTTAAGAGTGAGGGCAACAG ATGTACTCGCAGCTGCTTTCAGTGCCCAATATGCATTGGGCCCCTTTCCGTAACGAGCATAGAGGCACCGCCGTCAGACCCAAGTCTACTTGCCCCTGACCGCGCTGGCACACCGCACACGACATACTCGCTGATTTGCTCCTACTGCAGCTGGAGCTCGACCGAAATCTGCATTCAGTTTGACAAGCCGAATAGTATTCACGCTCAGCTCGCCAAAATCCGCAATGGAGGCGCTTCCAGACTCACGGCTAAGGAACGTAAGGAACGGCGTAAGGAGTTGTCCCATCGCGGAGGGGAGGCAGCACTAGCAGCGTCAAGTGAAGCTGCTGCAGGGCAAGATACGGACCTGGAAACACAGTTTGCGAATCTCAAGCTGTTTTATAACAGTCAGCTTGCCGATCCAAACGCGGGAGATAACGGCTTCTCGTCTCTGGGAGATCTCGGCTTTTCGTCGCCGTCCTCGTTGTCACGAATAATGAACCTGTACACGGGCGGAAAGCTCCATGACCCAAGAGCCAAGTCCAAGTTGGGCGCCATGCGCGAAGCCATCACGGCCGACGAAGGCCTACTCGAGACAGACCTCGACGAATCCTCACTGATCACTCAACTCCATCAATCAGATTTTCTCGACACAGCGTCAAGCACCCAAATCTGCTCCCAGCCGCCCAACCTGGGAGAAACTCATCTTTATGGAGCTGCCCGGTTCAACTCGTCTCTGCGGCCAGTTCCCTACCTCTTGCGTACAAAACGCTCCAAGCGCTGCCCTGTCTGCCGTCACATCATCTCCAAGCCCGAAGCCAAAGTCCAGACCACGCGCTTCAGAATCAGGTTGGTAGCAGGCAGCTATATCCCAAGCATCACCATCCGCCGTCTCAACCTCCCGGGGCCTAATGGGCCCGCTGCCCCCGCCATCCTGGGCGATCTCCTCGAGCCTCTCAAGCCGGTGCACTTTGTTCTGACGTTTAAGAACCCGATTTTCGAATCCCTCAAAGTAACCCTCGGTGCCCCGGCCAAAACTCCAGGCAGGTTCCCCAGTAAGGTGACGGTTCTCTGCCCGCAGTTTGACATTGACGCCAACACCGACGTCTGGGATGAGGCGCTCAAGGAAAACGACCGCGAGTCGTCGGGTAGGAGCCGACGCCGGGCGGGGACCGAGAGCCAGTTTCAGGTCGAGGTTGGTAAGATTTGGGAGCGAGGCCGGAATTGGGTTAGTATTATCGTCGAGGTTGTTCCTGCTTCCTTGAAGTTGGAACCAGGTCGGGATGTGTTGAAGCAGGATGAGGATGTGTTGGAGATTCCCATGTTTGTGCGGATCGAAtgggaggcggagggtggaggtgatgatgctgcttCTGGAACCGGACGGGACAAGGAtcaaaaggaaaagaaagaattgGCATATTGGTGTGTGCTTGGACTGGGAAGGATCAAACAGGGTTGA
- a CDS encoding uncharacterized protein (EggNog:ENOG503P448): protein MAASTQSTAPAPKAPKKGGFSLPFLYRFFFLLVEPISALVGAYFAFFDQETYLRLTHAASAASPIPTSTSIVLSQLGNLYFFFAINEALVLRATSDIVVWRTVLFCLLVGDLGHLYTVKQLGVQIYWDIFNWNAIDIGNIPFVCLGATMRIAFLAGIGFSSTKGTKSAKAA, encoded by the coding sequence ATGGCCGCCTCAACTCAATCAACGGCCCCTGCGCCTAAAGCTCCAAAGAAGGGCGGGTTTTCACTTCCTTTTCTCTACCGattctttttcctccttgTCGAACCTATCTCGGCGCTCGTTGGCGCATATTTTGCCTTTTTCGACCAAGAGACCTACCTCAGGCTCACTCACGCCGCCTCTGCCGCTTCGCCGATCCCGACAAGCACATCGATTGTACTGTCTCAGCTTGGGAACCTGTATTTCTTCTTTGCTATCAACGAAGCTCTTGTGCTCAGAGCTACATCTGATATCGTCGTGTGGAGGACCGTCCTTTTCTGCCTTCTCGTTGGCGACCTCGGCCACCTGTATACGGTCAAGCAGCTGGGCGTGCAGATCTACTGGGACATCTTCAACTGGAACGCCATTGATATTGGGAACATTCCGTTTGTGTGTCTTGGGGCAACCATGAGAATCGCGTTCTTGGCCGGCATTGGTTTCTCGTCGACGAAAGGGACGAAATCAGCGAAGGCAGCATAA
- a CDS encoding uncharacterized protein (COG:O; COG:T; EggNog:ENOG503P0ZW; MEROPS:MER0016159), with protein MHGYSSSSETDDYYSYRKHKATVPATTTTNDANKKKKKRKVPPQQRINRIWKRFSDKRFNKAVAVLPFDPVLPPSISERSNELLSAGYERAASECRRKVQKIIQECRRVNMRYRDPGWDLDWDLKMEKGHTLNTLGRTKYDLSMSTMLNPSSVVPKAVKRVHEIFEKPTFMANLSGNDVKQGSLGDCWLMASFSGLANVEDGIKRICVEYDTRIGIYGFVFYRDGEWIYSIIDDKLFLKSPCWDSPSMQRDLLQQIDREDVERVYRQTYQTGSKALFFAQCKDQNETWVPLIEKAYAKAHGDYASLAGGWIGEGLEDLSGGVTTELLASDILDLDGFWENELSRVNEEFLFGCSTGLLDGGYGDRDGISEGHAYVVMEARTLKNGTRLLKLRNPWGKTKKGIWEGAWSDGSKEWTTEVQEELGHHFGSDSVFWISYEDLLRKYQHFDRTRLFREKDWRCCQRWIGVEVPWKPQYNEKFHIKLTKESPLVIVLSQLDNRYFKGLHGQYSFRLQFRLHEQDRPDPEDYIVRSHGNYLMDRSVSIELPSMLPGNYSVFISVVGERDSEALSIEEVVKRECKKRVENEKLAQVGYAYDLAHSKAAAHLEAVKKLRKKADQKKASEARVKERRKNWEKRHLNREITKKQGRKNNKKLEAKQAAREAKKRAEEELKPKDAGVQTDIAPKEEKPVEARATDVPKTDESKDAKSDDKTPGSKIEGRDTQKKEADKAAEDPAKAETEPKREDSTPVVVDDAKSSDEEGEDTPLATPSETPSLEKTEHEASGLSGDETERTPDEKKEATETSKDKADDKAEDKTKDKDQAKGEDNPEQPKDEDAETPSAATSESSGTPQLTPKSDAATPDTDKAKPKDEDKAAAAASSPTSTGSPPPPPATSNPSPPPPVQQKKPPHMYVTSDGESSASPVEDWEALYSSDDMTRKPRMAAPPPAGQAVVSKYRDETEDENEPDPWNAICVVGLRVYSKDENLELRVVMEGGELGEGGMGEKGGVDLDNAQANAGGARSTKIHRDEESEKEEAAYEGDSEVEKRKKKEKRKKKGKKSSGSESSSGSSSESGEEEQSQKDKKKEDDGMAKYPVIVQKGKGEEEYETAVESQLEN; from the exons ATGCATGGCTactcgtcttcctcggagACGGACGACTACTATAGCTACCGCAAGCACAAGGCAACGGTTCCtgccaccacgaccaccaacgacgccaacaagaagaagaagaaacgcAAGGTGCCTCCTCAGCAGAGAATCAACCGGATATGGAAACGCTTCAGCGACAAGCGGTTCAACAAGGCGGTAGCAGTCTTGCCCTTCGACCCGGTTCTCCCTCCGTCGATTTCTGAGCGATCCAACGAGCTTCTCAGTGCTGGGTACGAACGCGCTGCTTCTGAATGTAGGCGGAAAGTCCAGAAGATCATCCAAGAATGCCGAAGGGTGAATATGCGATATCGGGATCCTGGGTGGGATCTG GACTGGGATCTcaagatggaaaaggggcatACTCTCAACACCCTAGGACGCACCAAATACGACCTCAGCATGTCGACCATGCTCAACCCCAGCTCCGTTGTTCCCAAGGCCGTCAAGCGAGTCCACGAGATCTTCGAGAAGCCGACCTTCATGGCCAATCTCAGCGGAAACGACGTCAAGCAGGGTAGTCTTGGCGACTGCTGGTTGATGGCTAGTTTCTCGGGACTGGCCAATGTGGAGGATGGTATCAAGCGCATCTGCGTCGAGTACGATACCCGCATTGGCATCTACGGCTTTGTCTTCTACAGAG ATGGCGAGTGGATCTACTCTATCATCGACGACAAGCTCTTTCTCAAGTCGCCTTGCTGGGACTCTCCTAGCATGCAGCGCGATCTCTTGCAGCAAATTGACCGCGAGGACGTCGAAAGAGTTTACCGACAGACGTATCAAACAGGCTCAAAAGCCCTGTTCTTTGCTCAATGCAAGGATCAGAACGAAACCTGGGTGCCGCTCATCGAGAAGGCATATGCCAAAGCACACGGTGATTACGCCTCCTTGGCTGGTGGCTGGATCGGTGAGGGATTGGAAGACCTCTCGGGAGGTGTCACCACCGAGCTTCTTGCATCTGACATCTTGGATCTTGACGGATTCTGGGAGAACGAACTCAGCCGAGTCAACGAGGAGTTTCTCTTTGGCTGCAGCACTGGTCTTCTCGACGGCGGCTACGGCGATCGTGACGGCATCTCAGAAGGCCACGCATACGTCGTGATGGAAGCTCGCACCCTCAAGAATGGTACTCGCCTTCTCAAACTCAGAAATCCCTGGGGTAAGACCAAGAAGGGTATCTGGGAAGGCGCGTGGTCTGATGGCTCAAAGGAGTGGACCACCGAGGTACAGGAAGAACTGGGCCACCATTTCGGCAGCGACAGCGTCTTCTGGATCTCGTACGAGGACCTGCTTCGCAAGTACCAGCATTTCGACCGGACTCGCCTGTTCCGCGAGAAAGACTGGCGCTGCTGTCAGAGATGGATCGGCGTCGAGGTGCCGTGGAAGCCTCAGTACAACGAAAAGTTCCACATCAAGTTGACAAAGGAGTCTCCTCTTGTCATTGTTCTGAGTCAGCTCGACAACCGCTACTTCAAGGGACTTCATGGCCAGTACTCATTCCGCCTGCAATTCCGACTGCACGAGCAAGACCGACCAGACCCGGAAGACTACATTGTCCGTAGCCATGGAAACTATCTCATGGATCGTTCTGTCTCTATTGAACTCCCGTCCATGCTGCCTGGAAACTACAGCGTGTTCATCAGCGTCGTTGGCGAGCGAGATTCTGAGGCCTTGAGcattgaggaggttgtcaagCGCGAGTGCAAGAAGCGCGTCGAGAATGAGAAGCTCGCCCAGGTTGGCTATGCCTATGATCTGGCTCACAGCAAAGCCGCTGCCCATCTGGAAGCTGTCAAGAAGCTTCGTAAGAAGGCAGACCAGAAGAAGGCCAGCGAGGCTCGTGTCAAGGAGCGCCGCAAGAATTGGGAAAAGCGTCACCTTAACCGGGAGATCACCAAGAAGCAAGGCCgcaagaacaacaagaagctcgaggctAAGCAAGCTGCCCGTGAGGCTAAGAAGCGCGCGGAAGAGGAGCTGAAGCCCAAGGATGCTGGCGTTCAGACTGACATCGCCCCGAAGGAGGAAAAGCCTGTCGAGGCCAGGGCTACTGATGTTCCCAAGACAGACGAGTCCAAGGATGCAAAGTCTGATGACAAGACCCCCGGCTCCAAGATCGAGGGGCGGGACACACAGAAGAAGGAAGCCGACAAAGCGGCCGAGGATCCAGCCAAGGCCGAGACGGAGCCCAAGAGAGAAGACAGCACGCCGGTAGTAGTAGATGATGCCAAGAGTTCCGacgaagaaggtgaagacACCCCGCTCGCCACTCCCTCTGAGACTCCTTCTCTCGAGAAGACGGAACACGAAGCTTCTGGACTATCTGGGGACGAGACCGAGAGGACGCCtgacgagaagaaggaggccacCGAGACTTCAAAAGACAAGGCTGACGACAAAGCAGAAGACAAGACCAAGGACAAGGATCAAGCCAAGGGTGAGGACAATCCTGAGCAGCCCAAGGATGAAGATGCCGAAACACCGTCTGCAGCTACCTCGGAGTCTTCGGGCACTCCACAACTCACCCCCAAGAGCGATGCTGCCACCCCTGATACGGACAAGGCCAAGCCCAAGGATGAAGACAAGGCTGCAGCTGCGGCCTCGTCTCCCACTTCTACTGgatcccctcccccgccaccgGCCACTTCCAAcccttccccaccacctcccgtGCAGCAAAAGAAGCCGCCCCACATGTACGTGACCTCAGATGGCGAGTCGAGCGCCTCCCCGGTCGAAGACTGGGAAGCGCTTTACAGCAGCGACGACATGACGCGCAAGCCGCGCATGGCCGCCCCGCCCCCTGCTGGTCAAGCCGTCGTCAGCAAGTATCGGGACGAAACAGAGGATGAGAACGAGCCCGATCCATGGAATGCCATTTGCGTGGTCGGCCTCAGAGTCTACTCCAAGGATGAAAATCTGGAGCTTCGTGTGGTTATGGAAGGCGGTGAgcttggtgagggtggtatGGGTGAGAAGGGCGGAGTCGACCTGGATAACGCCCAGGCCAATGCTGGTGGCGCCCGGAGCACCAAGATTCACAGGGACGAAGAGagtgagaaggaggaggcggcatATGAAGGCGATAGCGAGGtagagaagaggaagaagaaggagaagagaaagaaaaagggaaagaagagcaGCGGAAGTGAGAGCAGCAGTGGGAGCAGCAGCGAGAGCGGTGAGGAAGAGCAGAGccagaaggacaagaagaaggaggacgatgGAATGGCTAAATATCCAGTAATTGTACAGAAGGGTAAGGGTGAGGAAGAGTACGAGACTGCGGTGGAGTCACAGCTGGAGAACTGA
- a CDS encoding uncharacterized protein (MEROPS:MER0043475; COG:F; EggNog:ENOG503P3R4) — MTILESPHSIVKTAPHSRPLKLAILLNSYRSPFIHEIRDSYIRSLSQVTHHPGTQLSFFYPADNYKQENDLPDLSRDNYDLIVIGGGNADPRKRHAWILRVHKFILDTVKNYPRQKICGICWGHQTIGMLFGGEVIDMEHPELGVTEAALTPLGQKFFGSRDHHHHHQQQHRASTSHGKVGKKVLSLQQHHRRALGTAPKGFHELLVDNQAFVSQNNAILTFQGHPEKDARCAKLRVGDAVRWYSLGKNSVSEGETGSSESEEEERVTMLGKIQKDMERQHDGVEVWGRVLDWVREGSSGAGHEILHGGGVHL; from the coding sequence ATGACTATTCTAGAATCCCCCCATTCTATCGTGAAGACGGCACCCCACAGCAGGCCTCTCAAACTCGCCATCCTGCTCAACTCATACCGTTCACCCTTCATCCACGAGATTAGGGACTCGTACATtcgctccctctcccaggtCACCCACCACCCGGGCACTCAACTCTCTTTTTTCTACCCGGCCGATAACTACAAGCAGGAGAACGACCTGCCTGATTTAAGCCGGGACAACTACGACTTGATCGTAATCGGGGGCGGAAACGCCGACCCGAGGAAGAGGCACGCGTGGATCTTGAGGGTTCACAAGTTCATTCTTGACACGGTCAAGAACTACCCGCGGCAGAAAATTTGCGGGATATGCTGGGGACACCAGACGATTGGGATGCTGTTTGGTGGCGAGGTGATTGATATGGAACATCCCGAGCTGGGGGTGACCGAGGCGGCTCTAACGCCGCTGGGGCAGAAGTTTTTTGGTTCGAGggatcatcaccatcatcatcaacagcagcaccggGCCAGCACCTCGCATGGAAAGGTGGGGAAGAAGGTTTTGAGTCTTCAGCAGCATCACCGTCGCGCGCTTGGCACGGCACCAAAGGGGTTTCACGAATTGTTGGTTGACAACCAGGCTTTTGTCAGCCAGAATAACGCGATTCTAACCTTTCAGGGTCATCCTGAAAAGGATGCTCGGTGTGCCAagttgagggtgggggatgcGGTTAGGTGGTATAGCCTTGGGAAAAACAGTGTGAGCGAAGGGGAGACCGGGTCGTCAGAGtctgaagaggaagaaagggtGACGATGTTGGGGAAGATCCAGAAGGATATGGAAAGGCAGCACGATGGAGTGGAGGTTTGGGGCAGGGTGTTGGATTGGGTTAGGGAGGGGAGTTCTGGGGCGGGTCATGAAATTCTCCATGGAGGCGGTGTACATTTGTGA